The region gtttggttcattttttcggaaaataagctggaaaatgaaaagaattgtagagcgtataatatattacaaatttctCAGGTTAGGACCACAAAAAATATGGCTCGCAAAATTGCGAACTTTACTCTTGGCCCTCTAAGTCCCGCGGGCCaagccctatatatatatatatatatatatatatatataaaagtcatgatcaggtgcggccgtgctctcccgtgtgGCCGTgcagttcacaccactcaatgttacaaaatacaccactcaatgttaagaaacacaccacacaaatatgcattgtggcgtgtttcttaacattgtggtgtgtttcattgtggtgtgtttttttaacattgagtggtctATTTCGTAACATtcagtggtgtgtgaccgcacgggagagcacggccgcacctgaaattatttctatatatatatatatatatatatataacattttaaaaattttaaaatgtaattttattttaatttttaaataaacgaaaaaattaatattatttgtaaactttacttttttttttgaactttgaattaatattaatttttgttagacTTTAAAATTGGATTTCAAATTCATAATGTTAATATTTATAGACTTTACTTActtttttgaactttgaatttcaaaaaaaaaaaaaaaaaaagcgatgTCGGCCCCATgtggggcgggctagggttgcatgaaccctAACCTGCAGACCAGTGTTGTAGAAACTAAGGGGGTGTATTTGatcaagacttttaaagtgatggattttaattgacttttatagagttCTTGTAGACTTTCCTAGAATCTTTCTTTcatcaactttgtaaaagtttataaatatccatatGATAAACAtttgtagacttttaaaaactttttcatattaaaaattctacaaaagtcattaaaactctaaatgaAATACACCattacaaacattccataacttctattaatatattatttataattttcttacaaaaatatatttttataaataataaataaattaatgcattgcaaaaaaaaaaatacaaccaatcgtaattacaaaatatttttatattaaataaaaccttaaataatactccctctgtcccattttacctgtcctatttactattcattggtcaaaccaactctttcttctttgcttattttctttagtaatttattattatttttaaatttaattttttgtgtttaatagtacttttaatgtaatttctaaatatataaattttatatattaatgctaaacttaatattatgaaaaattgtattaaaaattacttcagtcaagcctcgttaaacgaaccagacaaccattttgggacggaggtagtatattTTTCAATgcattgaatatatatattttttcttacataaatatttatattaaataaatttttaaattttaaatttttaccaaTTCTACTGCAACCAGCCGCAAGTTGTTGCTGGTTGCAGTAGAAAATCTCTGCTGCGAACAGCAAAACAAAATTTTACTGTCAACATGAACAAATAATTTTTCGTAGCAAAGTTTGAAACATAttgtaaaattgatgaaaagtttattgagatagaggaaaaaaggtTTGTAGAGaatcttgaaaagtttggggttgaagggttggatttcatctatttatattaataaagaaaaagtcTACAGAAATCCTATTTTGATAGAGTCTATGAAAgttaacaactttttgaataccagtagacttttaaagactatAAAAGTCTGGATCGAAGActagtatacttttaaagagttttgaaaaatcTGGATCCAATAcaggtagacttttaaaaagtctttaaaagtctaaattgaataccgacaaacttttaaagttgataaaagtctttaaaactctataaaagttatgattgaatacacccccctaaaAGCCACTATTTTGACAAAATTTGACGTGCATCCCTTGGACAATGACttcccccccaaaaaaaaaagaaagtcattttcccCCCAAACATACCTATTTTCCTTTGACTAAAGcatcattttccattgacctcATTTTTCTCCCTCTTGCCAAACACATAAAACCCAAAAACTATTTTTCACAAGTCCTTTTCCGGatttccaaacgcaccctaaaaaAGCCTCATATACATTAAAGTTGTGATTATAAAAGGTGATTAGTTATTAATTCGGACTGTAGATACTGGACAGACACCATCCATATTTAGAATAAACGGTCACAACTTTCATTTGATAGGAAACGTACTTCCAAATGGTGGTTTACGACCAAAGGGAACTTGATGTTAGGCTTGGAACAATAATCTAAAGAATTTGCTAAATGGTTTGCATCATCAATTGGTGATAGAGTCATCTGTAATCATAATGATGGTAATAATGAAGTTAATATACCATTCGAGATATTATTGCCGTCAAATGGGGACTCGATAGTAACAATCGTTGATAGTACGTTCCCTATGCCCAGTGCCGGTAGCGGTGATAATAGTGTTTTTGAAGTCGTGTAATACTAGCACCAACACTACATGTTGTCAATTCAATTAATGAATACATGAACAACTTGAATACAACGCAAGATCAAACATATCTTAGTTGCGACACGGTGTGTAAATTTGATTCGAATAATGGAATACTCGGGGATGTGCATACTCCTGAATTCCTAAATGGTCAACGAGTTTCTGGTGTACCAATCATTCGTTAACATTAAGGGGGCGTTCTGTTCAATTTAATCTCCACTAGTCCATGtggttttttactttttttaatctCCACGTAATTATTTGGTTATCAATCAATTGCATTGAGCAGTTCAACACCCTCAAAAGTCAACAGCAGAGAAAGATAAATAGTGTATATCAGATCGATAACTGCAGTTTACAGACATAATCACAAACTAACAGAAGAAATAAGATGCAGCAGATCCAGGAAATTAAGATCGAGTAAGGCATGGCTTGGTTCGCCGTGACTTCACTGATGTGAACGGTAGAGCTTGAGTTCTTACCACCCAACCCACATGTTGTTCTTGACGACACAAACGCAGCGGAAGCGCTCCATGGAAGGCTACGTGAGTTGGTTGACTTTCTTGAGAAATCTGAGAATCAATTCAACGCTGAAGATGTGTCGATGCAAGACTGCAAAGCAAGGCTTAAAGATGTTGCCTTGAGAATAGAAGATGAAATTGAATCAAAAGTAATTGATAGTTATAGAAGAGGGCAGAGTACGAGTACTATTACTGAAAGCTCTCATTACATCTTGGGAAATGCAATTGAAGAGTTGACGGAGTATCTGAACGAAGATTTGCAAATGAATGGTATTCTTTCATCAAGGGAAAGGATTGAAAGTAGTAATAGTTCCTCCCTTCACACAGCCTCAAAGCTTCAGAGCACAATGGTAGGGTGCACTGCTGAATTGGAACTTATCAAACGGTTACTCCTTGAGGACAAATCTAAAGAAAGACTGGTTGTACCAATCATTGGCATGGCGGGAATAGGTAAGACAACTTTTGCTCTAACCTTGTACCAAGATCCATTAGTTAAATCTCATTTTGATGTTCTTGCCTGGGCAACCGTGTCTACATCTGCAAGGTTTTAGGAGAATACCTTGACTGGCAGCTCTATATCTCACAAGGTTTTGAGGAGAGTACaccatcctatatatatgaCTTTGTAGGACATTCTGTATGGTAACAGGTTTCCATATACTACAACCTCAAAACCCTAGTTTCCAACTTTCCTAATATATAGGATACCATATGTGATGAATATAccttataacactccccctcaagttagAGCAAAGATattaatcatgcccaacttgttacacagATAACTAACTCGTGTCCCAGTTAGGGCCTTCGTGAATAGATCCCCGAGTTGTTCTCCAGTCTTTACAAATCCAGTGGAAATTAACCCTTGTTGTATCTtctcacgaacaaaatgacagTCAATCTCTATGTGCTTCGTTCGTTCATGAAACACTGGGTTTGAAGCAATATGCAGAGCAGCTTGGTTATCACACCATACTTTTATAGGGATTGGAGCTTTAAAACCAGCCTCACTCAGAAGGTTGTTTATCCACATCACTTCACATGTTGATTGTGCCATTGCCCTATATTCAGACTCTGCACTCGAACGAGAAACCACattttgtttcttacttttccaCGGAACCAAATTACCTccaaagaaaacacaatatCCAGTTGTTGATCTACGATCCTCTTTGGATcctgcccaatcagcatcaGTAAAACACTCGATCTTAGTGTGCCCatgatttttatacaaaattccATGTCCTGGAGCTCCCTTCAAATAACTCAAGATGTGTTCTACAGCTGCCCAATGCTCAACAGTTGGAGATGCCATATATTGGCTCAAAACACTCACGGGATATGCAATATCTGGACGAGTTACTGTCAAGTAGTTCAACTTCCCAACTAATCTCCTATACCTCTCAGGATCTTCAAACAACTCCCCCTCCTTTGACAATTTCATGTTTGGTATCATAGGAGTATTGCATGGTTTAGACCCTAGTTTCCCTGTTTCAGACAGTAAGTCAAGTACATATTTTCTTTGAGACAGTAATATACCTGTTTTATTCCTCATGACTTCAATACCCAGGAAGTACTTTAGTGGTCCCAAATCCTTTGTCTGAAATTGACTATGAAGGAATGACTTAAGAGATGAAATTCCTTCGGTGTCACTCCCTGTAATgacaatgtcatccacatagaccACTAACCAGATTATGCTTGTCTTGGACCACTTATAGAACATTGAGTGATCTGATTTACTTTTCACCATCCCAAAGCTCTCCACTGCTTGACTAAACTTTCCAAACCATGCTCGCGGGCTTTGTTTCAGTCCATACAATGATCTTCGAATTCGGCATACTTTcccagactccccctgagcaacaaacccaggagGTTGCTCCATGTACACTTCTTCATGAAGATCCCCATGCAAAAAGGCATTCTTGATATCAAGCTGATGCAGTGGCCAATCTTTAATGGCTACCATTGAAATGAGTAACCTGACAGAAGTAAGCTTAGCCACaggagaaaaagtgtcaaaatAATCAACCCCATAGGTTTGGGCAATATCCTTTAGCCACAAGACGGGCTTTCGATCTAGCAATAGACCCATCAGAATTTACCTTGACAGCAAACACCCACTTACAACCAATAGGCCTCTTACCTGCAGGCATGGCAACCAACTCCCAAGTATCATTGTGATCCAAAGCATTCATCTCCTCAATCATAGCAGTTCACCACCCAGGATGAGACAAGGCTTCCTTAACAGTTTAGGAATGGACACAGAATCAAGGGAAGCAACAAAAGAACAGCAGACAAAGGACAGCTGAGCATACGATGCAAAATAGGATATAGGATAAGTGCAACTGCGTTTACCTTTTCGAACAGCAATAGGAAGGGTATCATTCAACAATGGATCAACTGACTCAGAGGTGGTTTCAGGGATTGGAGTAGGTACCGAGGCAGGAAGAGGAGCTTGAGGCAAAGCAGGAATGGGAGCAGCAGGCCGAGGGCGACGAGAATAGACTTGTAAAACTGGAGAAGTAGGAACAGGCATAGGGACAAATGTCGTGACTGTATACATCAGGATGTCATCCCCCTCATCCTCCCCCAGACCAATGGCATCCggagaagaaggaaagaaaggaaCATCCTCGTGAAAAGTGATATCAATAGAAACAAGGTACCTACCAAGCTCTGGAGAGTAACACCTGTACCCCTTTTGCACACGAGAATAACCAAGAAACACACACTTCAGAGACTTTGGATCAAGCTTGGTGAGGTTAGGACGGACATCTCGAACAAAACATACACAACCAAATTTACGGGGGTCAATATGAAACAAAGGTTGTGATGGACACAGAATATGGTACGGAGTTTTCCCATCCAAAACCACAGAGGGCATGCGATTGATTAAAAAACAGGCAGTGGAAACAGCATCGGCCAAAAACTGCTTAGGAACCATCCTTTGAAACAATAAGGCCCTTGCAGTTTCAAGCAAATGCCGATTCTTGCGCTCAGCTACCCCATTTTGGGAAGGTGTGTCAACATAAGAGGATTGATGCAACATACCCATGCCATGCATATAAGAGGAAAAGGGGTACGAGAAATACTCTTTAGCATTGTCACTGCGTAATATTTTGACATGAATACCAAATTGAGTTTTAATTTCAGCACAGAATCCACGAAACACATCAAACAATTCAGAACGAGACTTCATTAAATATAACCATGTCATTCgagagaaatcatcaacaaagGTAACAAAATACTTATAGCCAAGTTTAGAAGTCACAGAACACGGACCCCAAACATCTGAATGTACTAACTCAAACAAAGTAGACACATGTTTGCTAACTCTAGGACTCAAATGCACACGACGATGCTTAGAAAACTCAAACGACTCACAACGTTAAACGGCAAACTATGAAACTGCGGACACAATTTCTTCAACAACGGGAGGGAAGGATGCCCCAAACGACAATGAGCATATACCGAAGTGACAGCACCCAAACAAGCAACCAACTTTGACCTCTTGGTGTCAAGAATGAAGAGACCCCCAGACTCACGCCCCTCACCAATAACCCTCTTCGTcataagatcctgaaacagacaATGATTAGGGAATAACGTAACAGAACAGTTTAAAGCACGGGTAAGCTGGCTGACCAAAATCAAATTGAACGAGAAATTAGGGAGGTGCAAGACAGACTGTAAGGGGAGCGTAGGGATTGGCGTAATGGAGCCAGACCCAAGTACATGGGAGGTGGACCGATCCGCTAAGGTGACAGGGGAACTATGTGGAGACGAAGAAATGGAGGAAAATAAACTCGAATTACCTATCATATGGTCTGTGGCACCCGAGTCTATAACCCATTTGGATGATGATGAGAGAAGACAAGAGGTCGGGTTACCTGAGTCAGCAATAGCAGTGACCGAAGAGGATGAATGCTTCAAAGAGTCTTGGTATTGAGAAAAGTTGGCAAACTCATCAGCAGAGACCATGATAGTCTTTGAAGATGCCTCAGGTGTAGATGCAACATTGGCAGAAGAATTCCTACGATCCTTTTTCAACTTCCTACAGTCCCTCCTTATATGCCCTGGCTTTTGACAATAGTGACACACAATGGTGGAAGTACGCCCCTGGGAATATCTATTGTTCCCACTGTGAGGATGACCGGAAGTGTGCCCTTGGGAATTGCCACCATTCCCATTGTGAGGATTATGACTAACAAGAGCACTATTAGGTGGGATGGGAACTTCAGGTATCTTGGACTACTCGGATCGAATCAAGCGAGGGAAGACATCAGCTAGGGTAGGGATTTCAGATGTACTAAGAATCGTGGACCTAGTTGTGTCAAACTCAAAAGGAAAACCTGCCAAAAAGCTCATAACAACCAATTGTTCACGTTGCTTTTGTTGCTCTTTAATGTCAGCAGTGAAAGGCATGAGTTTATTAAGGGCCTcatatgttttcttaaattcCATAAAGTAAGCAGTGAGAGACAAATGTTGCTTCTCGGCACGGTAAAAAGACTTGCAAACATCATACATATGAGTGATATTCCCCTTCCCAGAGTACAAGTATTCCAAATAATCCAACAATTCTTTAATAGAAGAACAATGACTAACGAACCCAAGAATACCCTCATCTATAAAATTACGAATTTGTAAGAGCAAACATGCATCATCCTTTACCCAATTAGCATCCTCTTTGGTCTCAGTGAGGTAGTCTTTTCTATCCAAACTAGTGAGATAAAGCTTAATGACCAGAGACCACTCTAagtaattatattcattaagcTTACATTCCGTGATTTTGGAATTCACAGGAACAATATCAGTAACAACAATCAACTTATTCTCAGCCATACCCACAAAAAATGGAGCCCAAACAGATCAGAAACAGACAAAAAACAGTAACCGGAGGGCGTACGAGACAACCTGATTGAAGACCCGCAATAACCGAAGCAACACTAGTCAAACCAAGACCAGATCCGAGTTCCCTGGAGCAAGGCGAGCTCGGAGAAGGTGGCCGGAAAATTTTCCGGTGGCCGGAGGAAGCGCACGCGCCGGTGCGTGCGGAGGAGGGCGGCTGGTTGCGGCGGCGCGTGAGGCCCATTCGCCGGGCAGATTGGCGCCGAACTTCACGGGTGAGGTCGCCGGTCACCAGCGACTCGTCCTGGACGGGAGGTAACGACAATGGAgcgaaaaaaaattgtttataacCTAGGCTGTGATACCATGTTCAAAGGTTTTAGGAGAATACCTTGACTGGCAGCTCTATGTCTCACAAGGTTTTGAGGAGAGTACaccatcctatatatatgaCTTTGGAGGCCATTCTGTATGGTAACAGGTTTCCATATACTACAACCTCAAAACCCTAGTTTCCAACTTTCCTAATATATAGGATACCATATGTGATGAATATACCTTATAACAGTATTCTTTCATCAAGGGAAAGGATTGAAAGTAGTAATAGTTCCTCCCTTCACAGCCTCAAAGCTTCAGAGCACAATGGTAGGGCGCACTGCTGAATTGGAACTTATCAAACGGTTACTCCTTGAGGACAAATCTAAAGAAAGACTGGTTGTACCAATCATTGGCATGGCGGGAATAGGTAAGACAACTTTTACTCTAACCTTTTACCAAGATCCATTAGTTAAATCTCATTTTGATGTTCTTGCCTGGGCAACCGTGTCTACAT is a window of Ipomoea triloba cultivar NCNSP0323 chromosome 11, ASM357664v1 DNA encoding:
- the LOC115996036 gene encoding probable disease resistance RPP8-like protein 4, whose product is MQDCKARLKDVALRIEDEIESKVIDSYRRGQSTSTITESSHYILGNAIEELTEYLNEDLQMNGILSSRERIESSNSSSLHTASKLQSTMVGCTAELELIKRLLLEDKSKERLVVPIIGMAGIGKTTFALTLYQDPLVKSHFDVLAWATVSTSARF